One Phragmites australis chromosome 23, lpPhrAust1.1, whole genome shotgun sequence DNA window includes the following coding sequences:
- the LOC133905846 gene encoding acyl-CoA-binding domain-containing protein 6-like, producing MAAAKGPMPLESAIPNTIASEESKAVVAKNGKTNDIQDKEVSMEGLCYISAYDQWTPLSVSGQLPKPRYKHGAAVVQQKMYIFGGNHNGRYLGDIQVLDFKSLLWSKLEAKSQSGLSESAETVSVAACAGHSLIPWGNKILSLTGHTRDPTESLSVKEFDPRTCTWSTLRTYGRSPSSRGGQSVTLVGNTLIVFGGEGAGRTLLNDLHILDLETMTWDEFETTGTLPSPRSEHAAACYAERYLLIFGGGSHSTCFSDLHLLDTHVMEWSRPEQQGIIPEPRAGHAGVTIGENWFITGGGNNTKGVSDTLVLNMSTYVWSIVTSIEGRNPPTSEGSSLVLHTIGGEDFLVSFGGYSGRYSNEVYALKPSLKPSLRPSGPAQQINEPETNGIAPISVGATSSRKAIFEIEELQDEKGSSRAKISKTLVQAVKGERNQVEDGLYQERLQKLRLKQELADVEDRNVELAKELDLVQDQLSAEGVRASKLENDISELQQRLQKMNALEYEFESLHREMDAASEEAASSSNQPPRGGGFWRWNG from the exons ATGGCG GCTGCAAAAGGACCAATGCCCCTGGAATCAGCTATCCCCAACACCATTGCGTCCGAGGAGTCTAAAGCCGTTGTGGCAAAGAACGGGAAGACGAATGATATTCAGGACAAGGAAGTTAGCATGGAAGGCCTGTGCTACATAAGTGCTTACGATCAGTGGACGCCCCTCTCTGTGTCAGGGCAGCTTCCAAAACCGCGCTATAAG CATGGAGCAGCTGTTGTTCAGCAGAAGATGTATATCTTTGGTGGAAACCACAATGGCCGTTACCTTGGTGACATTCAG GTTCTGGACTTCAAAAGTTTGTTGTGGTCAAAGCTTGAAGCTAAATCACAATCAGGACTTTCAGAATCAGCTGAGACAGTTTCTGTTGCTGCATGTGCTGGTCACTCATTG ATTCCATGGGGAAACAAGATCTTGTCTCTTACAGGACACACCAGAGATCCTACAGAGAGTCTCAGTG TTAAGGAGTTTGATCCACGAACCTGCACTTGGTCAACTTTACGTACTTATGGAAGATCACCG AGTTCACGTGGCGGTCAATCAGTGACTCTTGTTGGCAACACTTTAATCGTGTTTGGTGGTGAAGGTGCTGGGAGAACTCTTCTGAATGACCTGCACATTCTTGATCTCGAGACCATGACATGGGATGAATTTGAGACTAC AGGTACTCTCCCTTCTCCAAGGTCAGAGCATGCTGCTGCATGCTATGCAGAGCGGTATCTCTTGATATTTGGTGGGGGGTCTCATTCTACATGTTTCAGTGACCTACATCTCCTTGACACGCATGTG ATGGAATGGTCAAGACCAGAGCAGCAGGGTATTATTCCAGAACCAAGAGCAGGGCATGCAGGTGTAACTATTGGAGAAAACTGGTTTATTACTGGGGGTGGAAATAATACAAAAG GTGTCTCAGATACTCTTGTACTCAACATGTCTACATATGTATGGTCAATTGTTACTAGTATTGAAGGCCGTAACCCCCCAACAAGTGAG GGCTCAAGTTTAGTACTGCACACGATCGGTGGAGAAGATTTTCTGGTGTCATTTGGAGGATACAGTGGACGCTATAGTAATGAG GTTTATGCTCTCAAGCCAAGTCTCAAACCAAGTCTCAGGCCAAGTGGTCCAGCTCAGCAAATAAATGAACCTGAGACAAATGGCATTGCTCCCATATCTGTGGGTGCGACTTCTAGCAGGAAAGCCATATTTGAAATCGAAGAACTTCAAGATGAAAAG GGTAGCAGTAGGGCAAAAATTAGCAAAACCTTGGTGCAAGCAGTTAAGGGTGAGAGGAACCAGGTAGAAGACGGACTTTATCAAGAGCGACTGCAGAAGCTCCGCTTGAAGCAGGAACTAGCTGATGTGGAGGACAGAAATGTGGAACTTGCTAAG GAACTTGACTTAGTCCAAGATCAACTTTCTGCTGAAGGAGTGAGGGCTTCCAAACTCGAG AATGACATTTCAGAACTTCAACAACGGCTACAGAAGATGAATGCCCTAGAATATGAGTTTGAATCACTTCACCGTGAAATGGATGCAGCATCCGAAGAAGCAGCTTCAAGTAGCAACCAGCCGCCCCGTGGTGGGGGCTTCTGGAGATGGAATGGATAG
- the LOC133906274 gene encoding tryptophan--tRNA ligase, cytoplasmic-like, translating into MTRDVAPRIGYQKPSLIESRFFPALQGENTKMSASDPNSAIYVTDTRKEITTKVNRYAFSGGQDSVELHRKLGANLNVDVPIKYLNFFLEDDDVLEHIKKEYKEGRMLTGEVKQRLIEVLYELVARHQRARAQVTEEMVDAFMAVRPLPNMFG; encoded by the exons ATGACTCGTGATGTTGCTCCGAGAATTGGTTATCAGAAACCATCACTGATCGAATCAAGATTTTTCCCTGCTCTTCAG GGAGAGAACACAAAAATGTCGGCCAGTGACCCAAACTCTGCGATATATGTGACAGATACTCGCAAAGAAATAACAACAAAG GTGAATAGATACGCCTTCTCAGGTGGCCAGGACTCGGTAGAGCTCCATAGAAAACTTGGAGCTAACCTTAAT GTGGATGTCCCGATCAAGTACCTAAACTTCTTCCTTGAAGATGATGATGTGCTCGAGCACATAAAGAAG GAGTATAAGGAAGGTAGGATGCTGACAGGTGAAGTGAAGCAACGACTCATAGAAGTTCTATATGAGCTGGTTGCTAGACATCAAAGGGCCCGAGCTCAAGTGACCGAGGAG ATGGTTGATGCGTTCATGGCAGTGAGGCCTCTTCCTAATATGTTTGGCTGA
- the LOC133906759 gene encoding respiratory burst oxidase homolog protein B-like, translating to MSSGQAENGGGAGPPALRSGSRRSTRFKDENEYVEVTLDVGDDDAVAVRSVKNVAGGGDLQEVALLERPPPGSGGLSSKLKAARAELRRVTSAKRAVPLSALLRGDRRRLDRSTTGAARALRGLQFLNQAAVTQGWPVVEKRFHRLAVDGFLIRSRFGQCIGMVGSEEFAAQTFDALARRRGITAQVLTKDQFREFWEQLSDPGFDAKLQTFFDMVDKNADGQITEEELKEVLTLTASANKLSKILERVDEYTALIMEELDPDNLGYIEIANLESLLLQPPSQAPSRPVTHSSNISQLISQKLAPTPEWNPLRSCARGLWYFMEDNWKRIWVMALWLAINAGLFTWKFLAYRRNPTFDVMGYCVCVAKGGAETTKFNMAVILLPVCRNTITWLRSKTKLGAAIPFNDNINFHKVVAAGVAVGVLLHAVTHLTCDFPWLLHASNEAYEPMKQYFGQRRVPNYWWFVKGVEGITGVIMVVLMVIAYTLAHPWFRRGKLSEGNPLRRLSGFNMFWYSHHLFVVVYIAFVVHGVCLYINRTWYKQTTWMYLAIPLLLYAGERLLRALRSHGLTTVRIEKVAVYPGNVIAIHMSKPHGFKYKSGQYIYVNCGEVSPFEWHPFTITSAPGDDYLSMHIRCRGDWTTSFRALFSQVCRPPAVGQSGLLRADFTSPMAPPQSASKLPKLLIDGPYGAPAQDYRKYDVLLLIGLGIGATPLISIVKDVLNNISDEPSSSPTRGDGAFMTRRVYFYWCTREEGSFEWFRGVMNEVAERDEGGELVELHNHCTSVYEEGDARSALLVMLQALHHAKSGVDVVSGTRVRTHFARPNWRDVFKRVACNHQGQRVGVFYCGDQKLTPELRRLSQDFSRKTTTKFVFHKENF from the exons ATGTCGTCGGGCCAGGCCGAGAACGGCGGCGGAGCCGGGCCACCGGCGCTCAGGAGTGGGAGCCGGCGGAGCACGCGGTTCAAGGACGAGAACGAGTACGTCGAGGTCACGCTCGACGTCGGGGACGACGACGCCGTCGCCGTCCGGAGCGTCAAgaacgtcgccggcggcggggacTTGCAGGAGGTGGCGCTCCTGGAGCGCCCGCCGCCCGGCTCCGGGGGCCTGTCGTCGAAGCTGAAGGCCGCGCGGGCCGAGCTGCGGCGCGTCACGTCGGCGAAGCGCGCCGTGCCCCTGTCCGCGCTGCTCCGCGGCGACCGGCGCCGGCTGGACAGGAGCACGACCGGCGCCGCGCGCGCGCTCAGGGGCCTCCAGTTCCTGAACCAAGCCGCCGTGACGCAGGGCTGGCCCGTGGTGGAGAAGCGGTTCCACCGGCTCGCCGTCGACGGCTTCCTCATCCGGTCACGCTTCGGCCAGTGCATCG GAATGGTTGGATCGGAGGAGTTTGCGGCGCAGACGTTCGACGCGCTTGCGCGGCGAAGAGGGATCACAGCTCAGGTGCTGACCAAGGATCAGTTCCGCGAGTTCTGGGAGCAGCTCTCCGATCCAGGCTTTGACGCCAAGCTTCAAACCTTCTTTGACAT GGTTGACAAAAACGCAGATGGTCAGATCACCGAAGAGGAGCTCAAAGAG GTCCTCACTCTGACAGCCTCGGCGAACAAGCTGTCCAAGATCCTGGAGCGCGTCGACGAGTACACCGCATTGATCATGGAGGAGCTCGATCCCGACAACCTCGGCTACATCGAG ATAGCAAACCTGGAGTCACTGCTGCTGCAGCCACCGTCGCAGGCGCCGAGCAGGCCGGTGACCCACAGCTCCAACATCAGCCAGCTGATCAGCCAGAAGCTGGCGCCGACGCCGGAATGGAACCCGCTCCGCAGCTGCGCCAGGGGCCTGTGGTACTTCATGGAGGACAACTGGAAGCGCATCTGGGTCATGGCGCTGTGGCTGGCCATCAACGCCGGCCTCTTCACCTGGAAGTTCCTCGCCTACCGGCGCAACCCAACGTTCGACGTCATGGGGTACTGCGTCTGCGTCGCCAAGGGCGGCGCCGAGACCACCAAGTTCAACATGGCCGTGATCCTCCTCCCGGTGTGCCGGAACACCATCACCTGGCTCCGGTCCAAGACCAAGCTCGGCGCCGCCATACCGTTCAACGACAACATCAACTTTCACAAG GTTGTCGCGGCGGGTGTGGCGGTCGGCGTCCTGCTGCACGCGGTGACGCACCTGACGTGCGACTTCCCGTGGCTGCTGCACGCCAGCAACGAGGCGTACGAGCCGATGAAGCAGTACTTCGGGCAGCGCAGGGTGCCCAACTACTGGTGGTTCGTCAAGGGCGTCGAGGGGATCACCGGCGTCATCATGGTGGTGCTCATGGTCATCGCCTACACGCTGGCGCACCCGTGGTTCCGGCGCGGCAAGCTCAGCGAGGGCAACCCGCTGCGGCGGCTCAGCGGGTTCAACATGTTCTGGTACTCGCACCACCTGTTCGTCGTCGTGTACATCGCCTTCGTCGTCCACGGCGTGTGCCTCTACATCAACCGGACGTGGTACAAGCAGACG ACATGGATGTACCTTGccatccccctcctgctgtACGCCGGCGAGCGCCTTCTCCGAGCTCTGAGGTCCCATGGCCTCACCACCGTGAGGATTGAGAAG GTTGCGGTGTACCCCGGGAACGTCATCGCCATCCACATGAGCAAGCCGCACGGGTTCAAGTACAAGAGCGGGCAGTACATCTACGTCAACTGCGGCGAGGTCTCGCCGTTCGAGTG GCACCCTTTCACCATTACCTCGGCGCCCGGCGACGACTACCTGAGCATGCACATCCGGTGCCGCGGCGATTGGACGACCAGCTTCAGAGCCCTGTTTTCGCAGGTGTGCCGCCCCCCGGCCGTGGGGCAGAGCGGCCTCCTGAGGGCCGACTTCACGTCGCCCATGGCGCCGCCGCAGAGCGCCAGCAAGCTCCCGAAGCTGCTGATCGACGGGCCCTACGGCGCGCCGGCGCAGGACTACCGCAAGTACgacgtgctcctcctcatcggcCTCGGCATCGGCGCCACCCCGCTCATCAGCATCGTCAAGGACGTCCTCAACAACATCTCTGACgagccgtcgtcgtcgccgacGAGGGGGGACGGCGCGTTCATGACGCGGCGCGTGTACTTCTACTGGTGCACGCGCGAGGAAGGGTCCTTCGAGTGGTTCCGCGGCGTGATGAACGAGGTGGCGGAGCGGGACGAGGGCGGCGAGCTGGTGGAGCTGCACAACCACTGCACGAGCGTGTACGAGGAAGGGGACGCGCGGTCGGCGCTGCTGGTGATGCTGCAGGCGCTGCACCACGCCAAGAGCGGCGTCGACGTCGTCTCCGGCACGCGCGTGCGCACCCACTTCGCGCGCCCCAACTGGCGGGACGTGTTCAAGCGCGTGGCGTGCAACCACCAGGGCCAGCGCGTCGGCGTGTTCTACTGCGGCGACCAGAAGTTGACGCCGGAGCTCCGGCGGCTGTCGCAGGACTTCTCGCGCAAGACCACCACCAAGTTCGTCTTCCACAAGGAGAACTTCTGA